Proteins encoded by one window of Burkholderia plantarii:
- a CDS encoding glutathione S-transferase family protein, protein MTSNSLTFYTADTPNGQKISIFLREARLSYEQVNLNLSKGQQREPAFLKLNPNGKIPVIVDHEAGITLAESGAILTYLASKHGLLWPKDYREQAVINQWLQFQMGAIGPMLGQLWWFTHGSKTGNTEAIHRYHNETHRLYGVVDRQLGAWPYLAGDQYTIADIAAFPWLRTYDELGIDPTPYSNVQRWLDSIEKRGAVRDGLAAVKAG, encoded by the coding sequence ATGACCTCCAACAGCCTCACGTTCTATACGGCGGATACGCCGAACGGGCAGAAGATCAGCATCTTCCTTCGCGAAGCCAGGCTGAGTTACGAACAGGTGAACCTGAATCTGTCGAAAGGCCAGCAGCGCGAGCCGGCCTTCCTCAAGCTCAATCCCAACGGGAAAATCCCCGTGATCGTCGATCACGAGGCCGGCATCACGCTCGCCGAATCCGGCGCGATCCTGACCTATCTCGCCTCGAAGCACGGCCTGCTGTGGCCGAAGGACTATCGCGAGCAGGCCGTCATCAACCAGTGGCTGCAGTTCCAGATGGGCGCGATCGGCCCGATGCTCGGCCAGCTGTGGTGGTTCACGCACGGCTCGAAGACCGGCAACACCGAGGCCATCCATCGCTACCACAACGAAACGCACCGACTGTACGGCGTGGTGGACCGGCAGCTCGGCGCCTGGCCCTACCTTGCCGGCGATCAGTACACGATCGCCGACATCGCCGCGTTCCCGTGGCTGCGCACCTACGACGAACTCGGCATCGACCCCACGCCCTATTCCAACGTGCAGCGGTGGCTCGATTCGATCGAAAAACGCGGCGCCGTGCGCGACGGGCTGGCCGCCGTCAAGGCCGGGTGA
- a CDS encoding glycoside hydrolase family 108 protein has translation MSTIPDDYIDSVIAREGGYVNNPDDRGGETNFGITEATARAFGYRGAMQDLPRDLAVQIYRQNYWTAPRFDQIAALDQALAARLLDIGVNMGPATGVKFMQRALNVLNVPNQVAVTVDGQVGPSTLALLRAFYAQRGGAGQPVLKGMIAAQQSVRYIELAEQNASQKVFEYGWQLNRALGGTA, from the coding sequence ATGAGCACGATTCCCGACGACTACATCGACAGCGTGATCGCGCGCGAAGGCGGCTACGTCAACAATCCCGACGACCGCGGCGGCGAGACGAACTTCGGCATCACCGAGGCGACGGCGCGCGCGTTCGGCTACCGGGGCGCGATGCAGGACCTGCCGCGCGATCTGGCCGTGCAGATCTATCGGCAGAACTACTGGACGGCGCCGCGCTTCGACCAGATCGCCGCGCTCGACCAGGCGCTGGCCGCCAGGCTGCTCGACATCGGCGTCAACATGGGGCCGGCCACCGGCGTGAAGTTCATGCAGCGCGCGCTGAACGTGCTGAACGTGCCGAACCAGGTGGCGGTGACGGTGGACGGCCAGGTCGGGCCGTCCACGCTGGCGCTGCTGCGCGCGTTCTACGCGCAGCGCGGCGGCGCGGGCCAGCCGGTGCTGAAGGGCATGATCGCCGCGCAGCAGTCGGTGCGCTACATCGAGCTGGCGGAGCAGAACGCCAGCCAGAAAGTCTTCGAATACGGCTGGCAACTCAATCGGGCATTGGGAGGGACGGCATGA